In Clostridium sp. DL-VIII, the following proteins share a genomic window:
- a CDS encoding helix-turn-helix domain-containing protein: protein MNSETNTLDIQDENIMQNKRRGDILYYSLSQVADLLGEEDSSIRYYTNVFDNILKIEISNKEFRYTNKDVDKLEFLINLKNKGMSIKEVQKYCEELPLDIQDLLEVKEDNSLSAKEIISSVIELESEKINNVKDYLSNKIDESNELIIQQIIESIIKEQNKQLDIFKNSIINEIKDYIDFKFNTNVAMDSYSELSEKVNTLIDNRVSFENNVNSQLKNLNESFVTNGKNLADEIKRFKNIIERAYYVQEEIASQKSKQSFLGRLFGTKY from the coding sequence ATGAATTCTGAAACTAACACTTTAGATATTCAAGATGAAAATATTATGCAAAACAAAAGAAGAGGAGATATTTTATACTATTCTCTAAGTCAGGTAGCTGATTTATTAGGGGAAGAGGATAGCAGCATACGATATTATACTAATGTTTTTGATAACATCTTAAAAATAGAAATATCTAATAAGGAATTTAGATATACAAATAAAGATGTTGACAAGCTTGAATTCTTGATAAATTTAAAAAATAAAGGTATGTCTATCAAAGAAGTTCAAAAGTATTGTGAAGAATTACCTTTGGATATTCAAGATTTATTAGAAGTAAAAGAAGATAACTCACTATCAGCTAAAGAAATTATCTCTTCAGTTATAGAATTAGAAAGTGAGAAAATCAATAATGTTAAAGACTATTTATCTAATAAAATTGATGAAAGTAATGAGTTAATTATACAACAAATTATAGAATCAATTATAAAAGAACAGAATAAGCAACTGGATATCTTTAAAAATAGTATAATAAATGAAATTAAAGATTACATAGACTTTAAATTTAATACAAATGTGGCTATGGATTCTTATAGTGAACTATCTGAAAAAGTCAATACATTAATAGATAATAGAGTTTCATTCGAAAATAATGTTAATTCTCAGTTAAAGAACTTAAATGAATCATTTGTTACTAATGGGAAAAATTTAGCAGATGAGATTAAAAGATTTAAAAATATAATTGAACGTGCCTATTATGTTCAGGAAGAAATAGCTTCACAAAAGTCAAAGCAAAGTTTTCTAGGGCGATTATTTGGAACTAAATATTAA
- a CDS encoding 2-phosphosulfolactate phosphatase family protein — MKIDIIISADDIKESKIKDKIVVVIDMFRATSVIITALNNGCKEVIPYLTIEETLEEARKLGREDYILGGERRAVKIDGFDLSNSPLEYTKNNVENKTVFLTTTNGTKTLTKSKSAKRILIGAMINAKAVANNLMKINEDVVIINAGTNGNFSMDDYICSGYIINEILKDDKSIELTDIARTANIIYEENVDIMSYVKQATHYSVMKSLELDNDIEYCVKKSIVNIVPEYKNDRIQ, encoded by the coding sequence ATGAAAATAGATATTATAATATCAGCTGATGATATAAAAGAGAGTAAAATAAAAGACAAAATAGTTGTTGTAATTGATATGTTTAGAGCAACCTCTGTAATAATTACAGCTTTAAACAATGGCTGTAAAGAAGTCATTCCTTATTTAACAATTGAGGAGACGTTAGAAGAAGCTAGAAAGCTTGGGAGAGAAGATTATATTTTAGGAGGAGAACGAAGAGCTGTTAAAATAGATGGATTTGATTTATCAAACTCTCCACTTGAATATACAAAAAATAATGTTGAAAATAAAACGGTATTTTTAACTACAACAAATGGAACAAAAACGCTTACAAAGTCTAAATCTGCCAAAAGGATACTTATAGGTGCTATGATAAATGCAAAAGCAGTAGCTAATAATCTAATGAAGATAAATGAAGATGTAGTAATTATAAATGCAGGAACAAATGGCAATTTTTCAATGGACGATTATATTTGCAGTGGATATATAATTAATGAAATATTAAAAGATGATAAAAGTATTGAACTTACAGATATAGCTCGAACAGCTAATATTATATATGAAGAGAATGTGGATATAATGAGTTATGTAAAACAAGCAACACATTATTCGGTTATGAAGTCTTTAGAATTAGATAATGATATTGAGTATTGTGTTAAAAAAAGTATTGTAAATATAGTTCCAGAATATAAAAATGATAGGATTCAATAA
- a CDS encoding S8 family serine peptidase, producing MAELQREVPSKVDASIGLLTNVPKAILDEIGFKYQNQGNNLELTILYRDTPEQTRVFVEGLGGTFTDLGFNFAIVNIPRDKLDQLSLSNTIQYIELPKSLYEQDEESNRVSCILDLPSNFAVSGEGILVGFVDSGIDYTHPAFMNTEGTTRIEYIYDLSIGGNIYNKQTINEAIKSSDPFSIVPSRDDTGHGTHVAGIACGGGRINQMYKGVAPSASIAMVKASRGAAALSSQILQGIKFLIDRSKELNLPLVISLSLSTNDGAHDGSSILEQYIRTIENLERVSIVIAAGNEGDAGHHVGGELSKTQRAIFNISSDEKSVVMNLYKPILPNIAISIINPTGQSSGNVTIQEGYIQGAIGRDRYDIYVAGPKPFELNSEIKVILSARSDFLAEGVWTLEINVLNEYLGIYSIWLPVLEGLNPKTRFLEPNQYNTLGIPATVDNIIAVGSYNYRTNNLSSFSGRGAQNQGNLVRPDLAAPGEGILGPVPGGGYDTKTGTSMAAPQVAGICALMMQWGIVKGNDPYLFGQRLKYYLLRGAKRRRTDVTYPNPLWGYGEVCALNSFNSLQSDLSGILTRKNTNQRNMLVINTITDKYNILRKNIKRKVMENTSSGNAMQNTGMLKIQCFRGEDYIPIDNAKITVRGTSVSENAKAIELVTDSVGLTQVIDLAAPPLEYSLNENSNQIPYSLYDITIERSGFRPIAIKGCQVFPTQVAYQICNLEASSGRGDMRQEIIDIQPNTLNGNYPPKIPEEVDKPVPPPTSGVVLSQVVVPEYIIVHQGGPNDPSAPNYKVPFKDYIKNVASCEIYSTWNNSALRANIFCIISFTLNRIFTEWYRGKGKNFDITSSTAYDHAFNYGRNIYDSISQIVDEIFSTYVRRTGKKQPLFTQYCDGKSVTCPQWLSQWGSQGLAQQGMVPFDILKHYYGDDIELVTAEKVSGSPQSYPGQELTIGSSGPDVRTIQGQLNRIARNYPLIPKQAEDGQYTQKTADAVKTFQQIFTLPQTGVVDYATWYKISDVYVGVTRLAELNTTESSRGWSLNEFMPPIIPELDNKRGIPKFYY from the coding sequence ATGGCAGAGTTACAAAGGGAAGTGCCTTCAAAAGTAGATGCCTCCATAGGATTATTGACTAATGTACCAAAGGCAATATTAGATGAAATTGGATTTAAATATCAAAATCAAGGAAATAATTTAGAACTTACAATCTTATATAGAGATACACCAGAACAAACAAGAGTATTTGTTGAAGGGTTAGGTGGTACATTTACAGATTTAGGTTTTAACTTTGCAATCGTTAATATTCCAAGAGATAAATTAGATCAATTATCATTAAGTAACACTATTCAATATATAGAATTACCCAAGAGTTTATATGAGCAAGATGAGGAAAGTAACAGAGTGTCATGTATTCTTGATTTGCCTTCTAACTTTGCTGTTTCAGGAGAAGGAATATTAGTTGGCTTTGTGGATTCCGGAATAGATTATACTCATCCAGCATTTATGAATACAGAGGGAACAACCAGAATAGAGTATATTTATGATTTAAGTATTGGAGGAAACATATATAATAAACAAACCATAAATGAAGCAATAAAATCTTCTGATCCATTTTCAATAGTCCCATCAAGAGATGATACAGGGCATGGGACTCATGTTGCAGGAATTGCTTGTGGTGGAGGAAGGATAAATCAAATGTATAAAGGTGTAGCACCTAGTGCATCAATAGCAATGGTCAAGGCATCAAGGGGAGCTGCGGCTTTAAGCTCACAAATACTGCAAGGTATTAAGTTCCTAATAGATAGAAGTAAAGAACTTAACTTACCATTAGTAATAAGTCTTAGCTTAAGCACAAATGATGGAGCACATGATGGAAGCAGCATATTGGAGCAGTACATTAGAACTATAGAAAATCTTGAAAGAGTATCAATTGTTATTGCAGCAGGAAATGAAGGAGATGCAGGCCACCATGTCGGAGGGGAATTAAGTAAAACCCAAAGAGCAATTTTTAATATATCAAGTGATGAAAAGTCAGTTGTTATGAATTTATATAAGCCGATTTTGCCTAATATAGCAATAAGTATAATAAATCCTACTGGGCAAAGCAGTGGAAATGTAACTATACAAGAAGGCTATATTCAAGGAGCTATAGGTCGTGATAGATATGATATATATGTAGCAGGACCAAAACCATTTGAATTGAATAGCGAAATAAAGGTAATTCTTTCTGCTAGATCTGATTTTCTTGCGGAAGGAGTATGGACATTAGAAATAAATGTTTTAAATGAATATTTGGGAATATACTCAATATGGCTTCCAGTTCTTGAAGGTCTTAATCCAAAAACAAGATTTTTAGAGCCTAATCAATATAATACTTTGGGAATACCAGCGACAGTAGACAACATAATAGCTGTTGGAAGTTATAATTATAGAACTAACAACTTATCGTCATTTAGTGGCAGAGGAGCACAAAATCAAGGAAATCTAGTGAGGCCAGATTTAGCTGCACCTGGAGAAGGCATACTTGGTCCAGTACCAGGTGGAGGGTATGATACTAAGACAGGTACATCAATGGCAGCACCACAGGTAGCAGGAATATGTGCACTTATGATGCAATGGGGGATAGTTAAAGGAAATGATCCATATTTGTTTGGCCAAAGATTAAAATATTACTTATTAAGAGGAGCTAAGCGAAGGCGTACAGATGTGACATATCCTAATCCATTATGGGGATATGGAGAAGTATGTGCATTAAATAGCTTTAACTCACTTCAGTCTGACTTAAGTGGAATTTTAACTAGAAAAAACACAAATCAAAGGAATATGTTGGTAATAAATACTATAACTGATAAATATAATATTCTGAGAAAAAATATAAAGAGGAAAGTTATGGAGAATACAAGTAGTGGAAATGCTATGCAAAACACTGGTATGTTAAAGATTCAATGTTTCAGAGGAGAAGATTACATTCCAATTGATAATGCTAAAATAACTGTAAGGGGAACATCAGTTTCAGAAAATGCTAAAGCTATTGAGTTAGTTACAGATTCAGTTGGACTAACTCAAGTAATAGATTTAGCAGCACCACCCTTAGAATACTCCCTAAATGAAAATAGTAATCAGATACCTTATAGTTTATATGATATAACTATTGAAAGAAGCGGTTTTAGACCAATAGCGATAAAGGGATGCCAAGTCTTTCCTACACAGGTTGCATATCAGATTTGTAATTTAGAGGCAAGTTCAGGACGTGGAGACATGAGGCAGGAAATAATAGATATACAACCGAATACATTAAATGGTAATTATCCGCCTAAGATACCTGAAGAAGTTGATAAGCCAGTACCGCCACCAACTTCAGGGGTTGTATTATCACAAGTAGTAGTTCCAGAATATATTATTGTTCATCAAGGAGGGCCCAATGATCCATCAGCACCAAATTATAAAGTACCATTTAAGGATTATATTAAAAATGTTGCGTCTTGTGAAATATATTCGACTTGGAATAACTCAGCACTTAGAGCAAATATCTTCTGTATTATATCATTTACATTAAATAGAATTTTTACTGAATGGTATAGAGGTAAAGGTAAGAATTTTGATATCACCAGTTCCACAGCTTATGATCATGCATTTAATTATGGCAGAAATATTTATGATAGTATAAGTCAGATTGTAGACGAAATTTTTTCTACTTATGTAAGAAGAACTGGAAAGAAACAGCCCCTTTTTACACAATACTGTGATGGAAAGAGTGTTACGTGTCCTCAATGGTTAAGTCAATGGGGAAGTCAAGGGTTAGCACAGCAAGGAATGGTTCCATTTGATATATTGAAACATTACTATGGGGACGATATTGAATTAGTTACAGCTGAAAAAGTATCAGGAAGTCCGCAGTCATATCCAGGGCAAGAGTTAACGATTGGATCATCTGGTCCTGATGTAAGGACAATTCAAGGACAACTAAATAGAATAGCAAGAAATTATCCTTTAATTCCAAAGCAGGCTGAAGATGGTCAATATACTCAAAAAACAGCAGATGCAGTAAAAACATTTCAACAAATATTTACATTACCACAAACAGGAGTGGTCGATTATGCAACATGGTATAAGATATCAGATGTTTATGTTGGGGTAACAAGACTAGCAGAACTAAATACTACAGAATCAAGCAGGGGATGGTCTTTAAATGAGTTTATGCCACCAATAATACCTGAATTAGACAATAAGAGAGGAATACCTAAATTTTATTATTAG
- a CDS encoding transporter, which yields MKNELIKIFQVATVFIGTIVGAGLASGKEITEFFTQYGIASFLGIIGCGIFYILINSIISRISVNYNLNSYSDVMNIISPNIFGKFTGLITTLFLISSASIILAGSGALIHQFFGIPKIIGSLLMILIAVFFLLRDTEGLIEVNSFIVPGLIFTITLITILYFSFCKDAVSFTNIASFQPKRSGILVSTILYAGYNTLSASGVLVPLSTQMKKSKIMIIGVIVGAIGLTILCLMINLLLTVNQPYIYNYEIPLLFVANRFGNLIQALLLVIIWLEMFSTEVSDIYSISKTLNKTFNIEFKKAIFVVIIFALLISQLGFGNLITKLYPMFGLLSLIFICQCIIFFFKHKKDFFRSNKSHSVK from the coding sequence TTGAAAAACGAATTAATCAAAATTTTTCAAGTTGCTACAGTATTTATTGGTACAATCGTTGGAGCTGGACTTGCTTCTGGAAAAGAAATCACAGAATTCTTTACTCAATATGGAATTGCAAGCTTTTTAGGTATCATAGGCTGTGGCATTTTTTACATTTTAATAAATTCTATAATCTCAAGAATAAGCGTTAATTATAATCTTAATTCATATAGTGATGTTATGAATATAATAAGTCCTAATATATTTGGAAAATTCACAGGACTTATAACTACTTTATTTCTTATTTCTAGTGCTTCTATAATACTTGCTGGCAGTGGAGCTCTAATTCATCAATTCTTTGGAATACCAAAGATAATTGGGTCATTACTTATGATTTTAATTGCTGTATTTTTTTTACTTAGAGATACTGAAGGCTTAATCGAAGTTAACTCTTTTATTGTTCCTGGATTAATTTTTACCATTACGCTTATCACAATTCTATACTTTTCATTTTGTAAGGATGCAGTTTCATTTACTAATATAGCAAGTTTTCAGCCTAAAAGATCAGGAATTCTCGTTTCCACAATATTATATGCAGGCTATAATACACTTTCAGCATCTGGAGTTTTAGTTCCTCTTAGTACACAAATGAAGAAAAGTAAGATTATGATTATTGGAGTAATAGTCGGGGCTATTGGCCTTACAATACTTTGCCTAATGATTAATTTATTATTAACGGTTAATCAACCTTATATATATAACTATGAAATACCCTTGCTTTTTGTAGCAAATAGATTTGGCAATCTAATTCAAGCTTTGCTACTTGTAATTATTTGGCTAGAGATGTTTTCCACTGAAGTCTCAGATATATATTCAATAAGTAAAACTTTGAACAAAACATTTAATATTGAATTTAAAAAAGCTATATTTGTAGTTATAATTTTTGCACTTTTAATCTCTCAACTAGGCTTTGGAAATCTTATAACTAAGTTATATCCTATGTTTGGATTATTAAGCCTAATTTTCATATGCCAGTGCATAATATTCTTTTTTAAACATAAAAAAGACTTTTTCAGATCCAATAAATCTCACTCCGTGAAATAA
- a CDS encoding TIGR01212 family radical SAM protein (This family includes YhcC from E. coli K-12, an uncharacterized radical SAM protein.), which produces MDNFWNGKRYHSLNYFLRNKFGEKVFKISLDGGFSCPNRDGKISSGGCLFCSERGSGDYAGNRELSITKQFNDIKEMMAQKWKNGKYIAYFQAYTNTYAPVQELRRKYDEALKQEGVVAIAIATRPDCLDNDVLDLLEEINNKVYLWIELGLQTCNDKTAKIINRGYELQVFENAMKKLKERNIDVVVHDILGLPGETKEDMLKTIDYISHSGAKGIKLHLLHLMKYTPMVKLYETGKLGFLSQEDYIELIIKGITLLPKDMVVHRLTGDAPRSLLIGPMWSLKKWEVLNSIDKALEENELWQGKNYREI; this is translated from the coding sequence ATGGATAATTTTTGGAATGGTAAAAGATATCACAGTTTAAATTATTTTTTAAGAAATAAATTTGGAGAAAAAGTATTCAAAATCTCTTTGGATGGAGGTTTTTCATGTCCTAATAGAGATGGAAAGATAAGTAGTGGAGGATGCCTTTTCTGCAGTGAAAGAGGTTCAGGAGATTATGCTGGAAATAGAGAATTATCTATTACAAAGCAATTTAATGATATAAAAGAAATGATGGCACAGAAGTGGAAGAATGGGAAATATATAGCTTATTTTCAGGCATATACAAATACTTATGCACCTGTTCAAGAATTAAGAAGAAAATATGACGAAGCATTGAAGCAGGAGGGAGTTGTAGCCATTGCAATAGCTACAAGACCAGATTGTTTAGATAATGATGTACTGGATTTATTAGAGGAGATAAACAATAAAGTTTACCTTTGGATAGAGCTTGGGCTTCAGACTTGCAATGATAAAACGGCTAAGATAATAAATAGAGGATATGAATTACAGGTTTTTGAAAATGCTATGAAGAAATTAAAAGAAAGAAATATTGATGTAGTGGTTCACGATATTCTAGGATTGCCAGGCGAAACTAAGGAAGATATGCTAAAGACAATAGATTATATTTCTCATTCTGGGGCCAAAGGAATAAAGTTACATCTACTACATCTAATGAAGTATACTCCAATGGTAAAATTATATGAAACGGGCAAGCTAGGATTTTTATCTCAAGAGGATTACATTGAATTGATTATAAAGGGTATAACTCTTCTTCCTAAGGATATGGTGGTTCATAGGCTTACAGGAGATGCCCCTAGAAGTCTCTTAATTGGTCCCATGTGGAGCCTAAAAAAATGGGAAGTTTTGAATTCAATAGATAAAGCGTTAGAAGAAAATGAATTATGGCAAGGAAAAAATTATAGGGAGATATGA
- a CDS encoding cell division protein FtsZ: MEKSKMLLVALGQGAGNIVDGLLSKNKSYNGLFFNSSLSDIKPLKNANIDKNVYLYPGTDGSGRDRSKSKEMIKDNANAVGTLLRKFPQTEVMVVFTSMAGGTGSGAVKTFIQVASAAIPSTKINVVAILPSLQEDQLSFTNAIECWNDINSVINLISDIKFVDNNKRNTYKEVNNEVVESLDLAYNLMGIHIDGNIDKKDSFRINTANGAGLVLKLYDGLKDAKTAIDLAIKNSVFAQPDMYDCDYLGINVKVDGYDPNEISKCFEVYKSTYMTYNNAFNTVVLGGCEIPTESIKLIKMALDDKNKRKQSRDRRKSIIIDFDDNMEQRDESTGSHSYDSDELEFSFE; the protein is encoded by the coding sequence ATGGAAAAGAGCAAAATGTTATTAGTTGCCCTTGGGCAAGGTGCTGGAAATATAGTAGACGGATTATTAAGTAAAAATAAAAGCTATAATGGATTATTTTTTAATAGCAGCTTATCAGATATAAAACCATTAAAAAATGCCAATATAGATAAAAACGTATACCTATATCCAGGAACTGATGGTTCAGGAAGGGATAGAAGTAAGTCAAAAGAGATGATAAAGGACAATGCAAATGCAGTAGGAACTTTATTAAGAAAATTTCCTCAAACAGAAGTTATGGTTGTTTTTACAAGTATGGCAGGAGGAACAGGGTCTGGTGCAGTTAAAACTTTTATACAAGTAGCATCAGCAGCTATTCCATCTACAAAAATAAATGTAGTAGCAATTTTACCAAGCTTACAAGAAGATCAATTATCATTCACAAACGCAATTGAGTGCTGGAATGATATTAATAGTGTAATCAATTTAATCAGTGATATTAAATTTGTTGATAATAATAAAAGAAATACATATAAAGAAGTTAACAATGAAGTAGTAGAAAGCTTAGATTTAGCATATAATTTGATGGGAATTCATATTGATGGTAACATTGATAAGAAAGATTCATTCAGAATAAACACAGCTAATGGTGCTGGACTTGTTTTAAAATTATATGATGGATTAAAAGATGCGAAAACAGCTATAGACTTAGCTATAAAGAATAGTGTATTTGCACAACCAGACATGTATGATTGTGATTACTTAGGGATAAATGTAAAGGTAGATGGATATGATCCAAATGAGATTTCTAAGTGTTTCGAAGTTTATAAAAGTACATATATGACATATAATAATGCATTTAATACAGTTGTTCTTGGAGGTTGCGAAATACCTACTGAATCAATTAAATTAATAAAAATGGCATTAGATGACAAGAATAAAAGAAAACAATCAAGAGATAGAAGAAAAAGTATTATTATAGATTTTGATGACAATATGGAACAAAGAGATGAAAGCACAGGATCACATTCATATGATTCTGATGAATTAGAATTTTCTTTTGAATAA
- a CDS encoding (2Fe-2S)-binding protein, producing the protein MDNNLNKDILDKLTKTCTCKLITRAKIKEAIRNGASTVKEVQEATGAGSGSCKGKNCSPRIYELLKQYES; encoded by the coding sequence ATGGATAATAACTTGAATAAAGATATTTTAGATAAATTAACTAAAACTTGTACCTGCAAGCTTATTACTCGTGCTAAAATAAAAGAAGCCATTAGAAATGGTGCTTCTACTGTGAAAGAAGTTCAAGAAGCTACAGGTGCTGGAAGTGGTTCGTGTAAAGGAAAAAATTGTTCTCCACGAATATACGAATTATTAAAACAATATGAAAGCTAG
- a CDS encoding radical SAM protein produces the protein MNYLNLLDECTLCYRNCKINRNAEQIGFCKASNKVKLARASLHLWEEPPISQEKGSGTVFFSHCNLNCVFCQNYNISQGTEKEEFSLCTSDSLKNQNFKNESSVIGMEVSIERLSEIFLELQEKGANNINLVTPTHYVPQIIEALKIAKKNNLTIPILYNTNTYDSIETIKLLDGYIDVYLPDFKYFNDKYAFKYSNAKNYSSNVLKIIDEMLRQVGKPVFNEAGLIMKGVIIRHLMLPGLLFDSKKVVDCIYNRYGDNVYISLMNQYVPMFKACNYPEINKPLNPKLYDSLINYALDLGVKNGFIQDDGTNNISYIPDFNLEGVKK, from the coding sequence ATGAACTATTTAAATTTATTAGATGAATGTACTCTTTGTTATAGAAACTGTAAAATTAATAGAAATGCTGAGCAAATTGGATTTTGTAAAGCTTCAAATAAAGTAAAACTTGCCCGAGCTTCTTTACACCTCTGGGAAGAGCCTCCTATTTCCCAGGAAAAAGGCTCAGGCACTGTATTTTTTTCTCATTGCAATCTAAACTGCGTATTCTGCCAAAATTACAATATAAGTCAAGGAACTGAAAAAGAAGAATTTTCTCTTTGTACTTCTGACAGTTTAAAAAATCAAAACTTTAAAAATGAGTCTTCTGTCATAGGTATGGAAGTATCTATTGAGAGGCTTTCAGAAATATTTTTAGAGCTTCAAGAAAAAGGAGCAAATAACATAAATTTAGTTACTCCAACACACTATGTTCCTCAAATTATAGAAGCTCTAAAAATCGCCAAAAAGAATAACTTAACTATACCTATTCTATATAATACTAATACCTATGACTCTATTGAAACTATAAAGTTACTAGATGGATACATTGATGTTTACCTTCCAGACTTTAAATACTTTAACGATAAATATGCTTTTAAATATTCTAATGCTAAGAATTATTCTTCTAACGTACTAAAGATAATAGATGAGATGTTACGGCAAGTTGGAAAACCAGTATTTAATGAAGCTGGGCTTATAATGAAAGGGGTTATTATACGGCATCTAATGCTTCCTGGACTTCTTTTTGATTCTAAGAAAGTAGTTGACTGCATTTATAATAGATATGGCGATAATGTTTATATAAGTTTAATGAACCAATATGTGCCTATGTTTAAAGCTTGTAATTATCCTGAAATAAATAAACCTCTTAATCCCAAGCTTTATGATAGTTTAATTAATTACGCCTTAGACCTTGGTGTCAAAAATGGATTTATTCAAGATGATGGAACAAATAATATCTCTTATATTCCTGATTTTAATCTTGAGGGAGTAAAAAAATAG